The Huiozyma naganishii CBS 8797 chromosome 1, complete genome genome window below encodes:
- the PPM2 gene encoding tRNA methyltransferase PPM2 (similar to Saccharomyces cerevisiae PPM2 (YOL141W); ancestral locus Anc_3.15) — MSNPLTNPVLVVSKKERGRAYADLAVQGTNNSSIASKRSVEALYLPRLVHGTNKEYFKYFVPKAIKRSPCINRGYWLRLHAIRSRLNVIRSEFPNNKLLIVNLGCGFDPLPFEFLDYGNHNTSPFHEKTHFLDIDYSHLLRNKVEIISKTPELLNIIGPNESSLTDCYTSSKYCAVPCDLNNSASYEQLLATQPLLQNTDVIKVFIAEVSLAYMTAQKADQIISMSSRVEKSHFLLMEQIIPQGPSDPFAKQMLKHFKKNDSPLQTVNKYQTVDLQLERFKRNGFPNVDACDLLSLWDAVESKLKEEIETIQPFDELEEFQLFAHHYLLLHGCNHASVSQISTTPYDVGEQNLAAAKGFVISPYGQLKMSFGSAVITSDKRVLYFGGSTPARVNHILEMTVQDLDSFVTKRQKPNDLPDARTCHTWTKLGNGKVLLVGGRNAPHRPYNDIWIYDTEHNLWEQKTSLPYPRFRHCTAQVDENCVLIYGGSSTLSVTPFNICDVKNGTVTVPEGSAVLKCLASSAMDRHPALNEYVILGGYDKESVSVSDELVVIELATDHVIRVLRRFKNPLFQRYGSKMKFIDNKRVVIVGGSSPSSVFNTHNTIVLVDVETGQIKSIPIPDHIWQDHQLLFVGFELEFLPESRELIVIGGGATCYGFGQVYNTTLRIELPALDAL, encoded by the coding sequence ATGTCCAATCCACTCACTAACCCGGTGCTTGTGGTGAGTAAAAAGGAACGAGGCCGCGCGTACGCCGATTTGGCTGTCCAAGGAACAAACAATTCGTCCATTGCGTCGAAGAGGTCTGTAGAGGCTCTTTATCTGCCCAGGCTTGTTCACGGCACAAACAAGGAGTACTTCAAGTACTTTGTTCCAAAAGCGATCAAGAGGTCCCCCTGTATTAACAGAGGGTATTGGCTTAGGTTACACGCCATCCGGTCCAGGCTAAATGTGATCAGATCAGAATTCCCAAACAATAAGCTGCTGATCGTAAACCTTGGATGTGGTTTCGATCCTTTGCCCTTCGAATTTTTGGACTACGGAAATCACAATACGTCGCCATTTCATGAGAAGACGCATTTCTTGGATATCGATTATTCTCATCTATTGAGAAATAAAGTCGAAATCATCTCTAAGACACCAGAGTTGCTCAATATCATTGGCCCAAACGAGTCATCCTTAACCGACTGTTACACTTCTTCCAAATATTGTGCTGTTCCTTGTGACCTAAACAATTCCGCAAGTTATGAACAACTACTAGCAACACAGCCGCTGCTCCAAAACACCGATGTgatcaaagttttcattGCGGAGGTGTCACTGGCATATATGACCGCGCAGAAGGCAGACCAAATTATATCCATGTCTTCGAGGGTAGAAAAGTCACACTTCTTGCTAATGGAACAGATCATTCCCCAGGGGCCCAGTGATCCGTTTGCAAAGCAGATGCTAAAacatttcaaaaagaacgaTTCACCTTTGCAGACGGTCAATAAATACCAAACTGTCGACCTTCAATTAGAAAGATTTAAACGAAATGGCTTTCCAAATGTGGATGCCTGTGATTTACTGAGTTTGTGGGATGCCGTGGAAAGCAAATTAAAAGAGGAGATTGAGACTATCCAGCCATTTGACGAGTTGGAAGAATTCCAGCTATTTGCTCACCATTATCTCCTCTTACACGGCTGTAATCACGCCTCGGTGTCACAAATATCTACGACACCATACGACGTCGGTGAGCAAAACTTGGCGGCAGCGAAAGGGTTTGTGATTTCCCCCTATGGCCAGTTGAAGATGTCATTTGGGTCAGCAGTTATAACAAGCGATAAGAGGGTGTTATATTTTGGAGGAAGTACACCGGCAAGAGTCAACCACATACTGGAAATGACAGTACAAGATCTAGACTCCTTCGTTACGAAAAGACAGAAGCCGAATGACCTCCCTGATGCAAGGACATGTCACACGTGGACAAAGTTGGGGAATGGGAAGGTCCTGTTAGTGGGTGGTAGAAATGCGCCCCACCGTCCATACAACGACATATGGATTTATGATACGGAACACAATTTATGGGAACAGAAAACGAGCCTACCATACCCACGTTTTAGACATTGTACCGCACAAGTAGACGAAAATTGTGTGTTGATATATGGGGGTAGCTCTACACTATCGGTTACACCATTCAATATATGTGACGTCAAAAACGGCACAGTGACTGTTCCAGAGGGGTCCGCTGTCTTGAAATGCTTGGCCTCTTCAGCCATGGATCGTCACCCCGCGCTTAACGAATATGTCATACTTGGAGGGTATGACAAAGAATCTGTAAGTGTTTCTGACGAGCTCGTGGTAATCGAATTAGCTACAGATCATGTTATCCGAGTGCTACGGCGGTTCAAAAACCCGTTGTTCCAAAGGTACGGTTCAAAGATGAAATTTATCGACAACAAGCGTGTGGTCATAGTGGGTGGATCATCTCCAAGTTCTGTCTTCAACACCCACAACACAATCGTATTGGTCGATGTCGAGACAGGCCAAATAAAGTCAATCCCTATCCCTGATCACATCTGGCAAGACCACCAGCTGCTGTTTGTTGGGTTTGAGCTGGAATTTCTGCCTGAATCGCGGGAATTGATCGTCATTGGTGGTGGGGCAACATGTTACGGGTTCGGACAAGTCTACAACACCACGCTGCGCATCGAACTCCCCGCACTAGACGCGCTGTGA
- the KNAG0A01220 gene encoding alpha/beta hydrolase (similar to Saccharomyces cerevisiae YNL320W; ancestral locus Anc_3.21) — MTSSQRSIADSNFISNLSIQTLRIRMFVFEGVAALTSASVAALYFCQNKLLYPSWAQGARNHIETPASRDLPYSHVLLTSEEGIEIEGYDIRNTDEDSTSTCLILCPNAGNIGYFIPIMETFYKEMGMSVFIFSYRGYGKSSGSPTEEGIKRDSDCVIDYITKDPFHSKKNLVLYGRSLGGAVAIYIAAKYPELVSAVILENTFLNVRKVIPYFLPYLKYVANFCRDMWDSETEIEHTSHTTPFLFLSGSRDQIVDPAHMKKLRDLCPSRDKEFHEFPNGFHNDTISEEGYWDTVKRFLYERDLISKS, encoded by the coding sequence ATGACTAGTTCACAAAGAAGCATCGCAGACAGCAACTTCATATCCAACCTCAGCATACAAACATTACGGATTCGGatgtttgtgtttgaagGGGTGGCGGCGCTGACGTCGGCCTCCGTTGCTGCACTGTACTTTTGCCAGAATAAGCTGCTATACCCGTCCTGGGCACAAGGTGCGCGGAACCACATTGAGACGCCCGCATCGAGAGATCTACCTTACAGCCACGTTCTGCTGACTTCAGAGGAAGGTATTGAAATTGAGGGATACGATATCAGGAACACGGACGAGGACTCGACTTCCACATGTCTGATACTGTGCCCCAACGCCGGTAACATTGGCTACTTCATCCCAATCATGGAGACTTTTTACAAAGAGATGGGGATGAGCGTGTTCATATTTTCCTATAGAGGCTACGGTAAGTCGTCCGGATCCCCGACAGAGGAGGGGATCAAACGGGACAGCGACTGCGTTATCGACTATATAACCAAGGATCCCTTCCACAGTAAGAAAAATTTGGTCCTGTACGGTAGGTCACTAGGTGGTGCTGTCGCTATATACATTGCGGCGAAATACCCAGAATTGGTGTCAGCAGTGATACTGGAGAACACTTTCCTCAACGTCAGGAAAGTAATACCTTATTTTTTACCGTACCTGAAATACGTCGCCAATTTCTGTCGCGACATGTGGGACTCTGAAACAGAAATTGAGCATACTTCGCACACGACACCGTTCTTGTTTTTAAGCGGATCTAGAGACCAAATAGTTGACCCAGCACAtatgaagaaattgagagaTCTCTGCCCCAGTAGAGACAAAGAGTTCCATGAGTTCCCAAACGGTTTCCATAACGACACCATATCTGAGGAAGGCTATTGGGATACTGTGAAACGGTTTCTATACGAGAGAGATCTCATATCAAAGAGCTGA
- the RPD3 gene encoding histone deacetylase RPD3 (similar to Saccharomyces cerevisiae RPD3 (YNL330C); ancestral locus Anc_3.8) has translation MVYENKPFDPITVRPNEKKRVAYFYDADVGNYAYGAGHPMKPHRIRMAHSLIMNYGLYKKMEIYRAKPATKQEMCQFHTDEYIDFLSRVTPDNLEMFKKESVKFNVGDDCPVFDGLYEYCSISGGGSMESAARLNRGKCDIAINYAGGLHHAKKSEASGFCYLNDIVLGIIELLRYHPRVLYIDIDVHHGDGVEEAFYTTDRVMTCSFHKYGEFFPGTGELRDIGVGKGQNYAVNVPLRDGIDDATYRSVFEPVVGKIMEWYQPSAVVLQCGGDSLSGDRLGCFNLSMQGHASCVNYVKSFNIPMMVVGGGGYTMRNVARTWCFETGLLNNVVLDAELPYNDYYEYYGPDYKLDVRPSNMFNVNTPEYLDHILSSIYKNLENTKYAPSVQLNHVPRDPENHGDTEEDTATAKDTKGGSQYARDQIIEPDNEFY, from the coding sequence ATGGTTTATGAGAACAAGCCGTTTGATCCGATTACGGTCAGACccaacgagaagaagagggttGCATACTTCTACGATGCAGACGTCGGGAACTACGCGTACGGCGCGGGCCACCCAATGAAGCCGCACCGAATAAGAATGGCACACTCCTTGATCATGAACTACGGCCTGTATAAGAAGATGGAGATATACCGGGCCAAGCCTGCAACGAAGCAGGAGATGTGCCAGTTCCACACGGATGAGTACATCGATTTCTTGTCGCGTGTGACCCCGGACAACTTGGAgatgttcaagaaggagagTGTCAAGTTTAATGTGGGGGATGACTGCCCTGTGTTTGACGGGCTGTACGAGTACTGCTCCATCTCTGGGGGTGGATCCATGGAGAGCGCCGCGAGGTTGAACAGAGGGAAGTGCGATATTGCGATAAACTACGCTGGAGGGCTCCATCACGCCAAGAAATCAGAGGCCTCTGGGTTCTGCTACTTGAACGATATCGTCCTTGGTATCATCGAACTGTTGAGGTACCACCCGCGTGTACTGTACATTGACATCGATGTTCATCACGGAGACGGGGTCGAGGAGGCATTTTACACCACTGACAGAGTCATGACCTGTTCGTTCCACAAATATGGTGAATTCTTCCCGGGTACCGGTGAGCTCAGAGATATTGGTGTTGGCAAGGGTCAAAACTACGCCGTAAATGTTCCTCTAAGAGACGGTATTGACGACGCTACGTATAGGTCGGTATTCGAACCCGTCGTGGGGAAAATCATGGAATGGTACCAGCCCTCTGCTGTAGTCCTGCAATGCGGGGGGGACTCTCTGTCGGGAGACCGTCTCGGTTGCTTTAACTTGTCCATGCAAGGCCACGCAAGCTGCGTTAACTACGTCAAGTCGTTCAACATCCCCATGATGGTTGTCGGGGGTGGCGGTTACACCATGCGGAATGTCGCAAGAACTTGGTGCTTTGAGACAGGACTTCTCAATAATGTCGTCTTGGATGCGGAGTTACCGTACAACGACTACTACGAATATTATGGACCAGACTACAAACTGGACGTCAGACCCTCAAACATGTTCAACGTCAACACCCCTGAGTACTTGGACCATATCTTATCGTCCATCTACAAAAACTTGGAAAATACAAAATATGCACCAAGTGTACAGCTCAACCATGTACCGAGAGACCCAGAAAACCATGGCGATACGGAAGAGGATACTGCAACCGCCAAAGATACTAAGGGAGGGTCGCAGTATGCACGAGACCAAATAATAGAGCCCGATAACGAGTTTTACTGA
- the KNAG0A01140 gene encoding uncharacterized protein (genes on this chromosome were renumbered due to a late revision in chromosome structure), with protein sequence MFDYSYSSVNITGTVEIYSTTRLLLNAKAILNSGHIYLRNMKGTKNRVLYTTSSLQSFMNKGKITLESTDNSKPLQFQMMSVNDGLITMKGQPPLFELTTVTVEDKHWIRIYGTLQGSGTIQAKNLVLHLYQKLRASSCKIQSYLLMILDLLISPFLD encoded by the coding sequence ATGTTCGATTATTCTTACTCGTCAGTCAACATTACTGGTACGGTAGAAATATATTCCACCACCCGCCTACTATTAAACGCTAAAGCAATTCTTAACTCAGGGCACATATACCTGAGAAACATGAAGGGTACTAAAAATCGGGTACTATATACCACCTCctctttgcaaagtttTATGAATAAGGGCAAAATAACCCTTGAAAGCACGGATAACTCCAAACCTTTACAGTTTCAAATGATGAGTGTAAACGATGGACTGATAACCATGAAAGGACAACCGCCATTATTTGAATTAACGACGGTGACTGTTGAAGATAAACATTGGATTCGAATATATGGAACTTTGCAAGGATCGGGAACGATTCAGGCAAAAAATTTGGTTTTACACTTGTATCAGAAACTCAGAGCATCGTCTTGCAAGATTCAGTCATATTTATTGATGATTTTGGACCTTTTAATATCTCCGTTCTTGGACTGA
- the RRP40 gene encoding exosome non-catalytic core subunit RRP40 (similar to Saccharomyces cerevisiae RRP40 (YOL142W); ancestral locus Anc_3.13) has protein sequence MSELVLPGDSLGIHDGVPVILGPGVSCDPMTQEVIPVNAGVRHYIEKKNTVYVDYNAKRYIPAVGDLVIGTIVSTFADSYKVSLSDFSASVSLSYMSFPNATKKNRPTLQVGDLVYARVLTAEKELEAEIECMDSVTGVHAGFGLLENGMVISVPLSFARTLLFNDTFPLLSTLAQSCQFEIAIGINGRIWVSTDKIENTLACYRSLNLCAKTNDSSKFKQIIKEQFKLAANVIEE, from the coding sequence ATGTCGGAATTAGTGCTGCCCGGGGACTCCCTTGGTATACACGACGGTGTGCCCGTCATCCTGGGACCCGGTGTTTCATGCGATCCAATGACTCAGGAGGTTATTCCAGTGAACGCAGGGGTCCGCCATTacattgagaagaagaatacTGTTTATGTGGATTATAATGCCAAAAGGTACATCCCAGCTGTGGGGGACCTTGTCATCGGCACCATCGTGAGCACGTTTGCTGACAGTTACAAAGTGTCCCTGTCCGATTTCAGCGCCAGCGTGTCCCTCTCCTACATGTCGTTTCCGAACGCTACTAAGAAGAATAGGCCGACTTTGCAAGTAGGGGACTTGGTGTACGCCAGGGTTTTGACTGCCGAGAAAGAACTCGAGGCGGAGATTGAATGCATGGACTCTGTCACGGGTGTACACGCAGGGTTTGGCCTACTTGAGAACGGAATGGTGATATCGGTACCGCTGTCATTTGCACGTACACTGCTCTTCAACGACACTTTCCCGTTGCTCTCGACACTGGCTCAGTCGTGCCAATTCGAGATCGCAATCGGCATTAACGGGAGGATATGGGTCAGCACGGATAAAATTGAGAATACGCTCGCTTGTTACCGATCTTTGAATTTATGCGCCAAAACTAACGACTCTTCTAAATTCAAGCAGATAATAAAAGAACAGTTCAAGTTGGCTGCCAACGTAATCGAGGAATGA
- the KNAG0A01150 gene encoding uncharacterized protein, with the protein MNFEVFVHVANLKEADYYLQNVVIDLYKDVQPIYVNPFDDPLIWEGHSTIIDEILNTLTQENIEVGSVKGIICSFSGGGLYNGIMQGLEKYDLAYNIPVVAVETKGCDVLNLSLAANKPVQLDSITSIAKSLGSSVVSQKVFDNVIKYHSKSLVLNDSDALDTCFKYLDDFGTVLEPACGASVHTAYHYNVLEEALDQKLRPDDVIIIIACGGSCATFQDLERAKVQLGNK; encoded by the coding sequence ATgaattttgaagtttttgtTCATGTTGCCAACTTGAAAGAGGCCGACTATTATTTGCAAAATGTAGTAATCGATTTGTACAAAGATGTCCAGCCTATTTATGTTAACCCATTTGATGATCCGCTGATATGGGAAGGTCATTCTACAATAATCGATGAGATATTGAATACTTTGACACAGGAGAATATCGAGGTAGGTTCTGTGAAAGGGATCATCTGCAGCTTCAGTGGAGGCGGGTTGTATAACGGTATCATGCAGGGTCTTGAAAAGTATGACTTGGCCTATAATATCCCCGTTGTGGCCGTTGAAACGAAGGGTTGTGATGTTTTAAATCTTTCACTCGCTGCCAATAAGCCGGTACAACTTGACTCCATCACGAGTATTGCGAAATCTTTGGGTAGTTCAGTTGTATCGCAAAAGGTGTTTGATAACGTGATTAAATACCACTCGAAATCGTTGGTTTTAAACGATTCTGATGCTTTGGATACCTGTTTCAAGTACCTTGATGACTTTGGCACAGTTCTGGAACCAGCATGTGGTGCATCCGTTCATACGGCTTATCACTACAATGTCCTAGAAGAAGCACTAGATCAGAAGCTGAGACCTGACGACGTTATCATCATTATTGCTTGCGGTGGCTCGTGTGCGACGTTTCAAGATCTGGAAAGAGCGAAAGTTCAACTAGGCAACAAATGA
- the LEM3 gene encoding Lem3p (similar to Saccharomyces cerevisiae LEM3 (YNL323W); ancestral locus Anc_3.16), with amino-acid sequence MVNFDLSQVGATFRKKEKDKYAATQETEDDELDASEFEDDEVVPKKVSNRRPREDNFTQQRIAAFNPVMTPKTVLPIYLLVAAVFVIVGGCLLAVASRVDQFTIYYQDCVTAAPNGDSFADMPEDHYLFEFHKNKTFAVAPQWRFVDDAADDAAERGTCQIRFTIPSEIKKTVYINYMLENFAANHRRYVLSFSEDQIVGKAASYSDIHDSAGINCKPLARSGENGKLYYPCGLIANAMFNDTFPMELTNLSDNSKNFPLTNKNINWHSDRSRFKKTDYHYQNITPPPYWMKRYPDGYNETNVPNIQEWEEFQNWMRPAAFHKNTKLIRRNDNDTLEAGEYQIDIGLHWPVTEFKGKKGIYVTHGSQIGGKNTFLGEVYLIGGCICVAMALVLLLVWMASGRKVADPSALSWNQPR; translated from the coding sequence ATGGTTAACTTTGATCTGTCGCAGGTTGGTGCGACGTTCAGGAAAAAGGAGAAGGATAAGTATGCTGCCACGCAAGAAACGGAGGATGACGAGTTGGACGCTTCTGAGTTTGAGGACGATGAAGTTGTCCCCAAGAAGGTGTCCAATCGGAGACCTAGAGAGGACAACTTTACGCAACAGCGTATTGCTGCCTTCAACCCTGTTATGACACCTAAGACTGTCCTCCCTATCTATCTACTCGTGGCTGCAGTTTTCGTCATTGTTGGTGGCTGTCTGCTGGCGGTCGCATCCCGAGTGGATCAATTTACCATATACTATCAGGACTGTGTCACTGCTGCTCCGAATGGGGACTCGTTTGCCGATATGCCCGAGGATCATTATCTCTTCGAGTTCcacaagaacaaaacaTTTGCAGTAGCTCCGCAATGGCGATTTGTCGACGACGCTGCCGACGATGCGGCAGAGAGAGGCACTTGCCAAATCCGGTTCACGATCCCAAGCGAAATCAAGAAGACCGTTTATATCAACTACATGTTAGAGAATTTTGCTGCTAACCACAGAAGGTACGTCCTTTCGTTTAGCGAGGACCAAATTGTCGGTAAGGCGGCCTCTTACTCCGATATACATGACTCTGCAGGTATTAACTGTAAGCCTCTGGCGAGAAGCGGGGAGAACGGGAAATTGTATTACCCTTGTGGTCTAATCGCGAACGCAATGTTCAACGATACGTTCCCCATGGAACTGACGAACTTGTCGGACAACTCTAAGAACTTCCCGCTGACGAACAAGAATATCAACTGGCACTCGGACAGGTCTCGTTTCAAGAAGACAGATTACCACTACCAGAACATCACGCCGCCACCTTACTGGATGAAACGGTACCCTGACGGGTACAACGAGACCAATGTTCCAAACATCCAAGAATGGGAAGAGTTCCAAAACTGGATGAGACCCGCCGCCTTCCACAAGAACACGAAATTGATTCGCAGAAACGACAACGACACGTTGGAGGCTGGGGAGTACCAGATCGATATTGGATTACACTGGCCCGTGACCGAATTCAAGGGCAAAAAGGGTATATACGTGACGCACGGCTCGCAGATCGGCGGGAAAAATACTTTCCTGGGCGAGGTATACCTGATCGGCGGCTGTATCTGCGTAGCAATGGCTCtcgtgctgctgctcgtCTGGATGGCCAGTGGGCGCAAAGTAGCAGACCCGAGCGCATTATCCTGGAACCAGCCTCGTTAA
- the CDC33 gene encoding translation initiation factor eIF4E (similar to Saccharomyces cerevisiae CDC33 (YOL139C); ancestral locus Anc_3.20), producing the protein MSVEEVTKKFEETVNVDGGEAASSGPKTVLSGEADFEVKHPLNTKWTLWYTKPPVDKSESWSDLLRPVTTFDTVEEFWAIFQNIPEPHELPLKSDYHVFRNDIRPEWEDEANSKGGKWSFQLKGRGADMDELWLRTLLAVIGETIDEEESEINGVVLSVRKGGNKFALWTKSESKEPLTKIGAKFKQVLKIEEEGFLEFYPHSTANDRHAHPSIIL; encoded by the coding sequence AtgtctgttgaagaagttacCAAGAAGTTTGAAGAGACTGTGAACGTTGATGGAGGCGAGGCTGCTTCCTCTGGGCCCAAGACCGTTCTTTCTGGGGAGGCCGACTTTGAGGTGAAGCACCCGCTGAATACCAAGTGGACTCTGTGGTACACAAAGCCCCCTGTGGACAAATCCGAGTCCTGGTCCGACCTGCTGCGTCCAGTGACCACTTTTGACACCGTCGAAGAGTTCTGGGccatctttcaaaatatccCAGAACCACACGAACTGCCATTGAAGTCGGACTACCACGTCTTCAGAAACGATATCAGACCGGAATGGGAAGACGAGGCCAATTCGAAAGGTGGGAAGTGGTCCTTCCAGTTGAAGGGGAGAGGTGCAGACATGGACGAGTTGTGGCTCCGGACTTTGCTAGCCGTGATCGGCGAAACCATAGACGAGGAGGAATCAGAGATCAACGGTGTTGTGCTGAGCGTCAGAAAAGGTGGTAACAAGTTTGCCCTATGGACCAAGTCTGAATCGAAGGAACCATTGACCAAGATCGGTGCCAAGTTCAAACAGGTTTTGAAAatagaagaagaagggtTCTTGGAATTCTACCCTCATTCGACTGCCAACGACAGACATGCCCATCCTTCGATTATTTTGTAA
- the ARG8 gene encoding acetylornithine transaminase (similar to Saccharomyces cerevisiae ARG8 (YOL140W); ancestral locus Anc_3.17), producing the protein MFKRSFSQAAVARKQLSKELLDDVKFQVTTYARPNDLCITRGANAKLYDDFSGKEFIDFTAGIAVTALGHSNPKVAEILAQQASKLVHSSNLYYTAECLRLSEKIVENTKRFGGQHDASRVFLCNSGTEANEAALKFAKKHGIIQDHKKQGIVAFQNSFHGRTMGALSVTWNSKYRTPFGDLLPNVTFLNVNDQLTKLQDVIQSKSTELAGLIVEPIQGEGGVFPIPVETLVGLKKICADNGIAVIYDEIQCGMGRSGKLWAHSYLPKEAHPDIFTIAKALGNGFPIAATVVNEKINNALQVGDHGTTYGGNPLGCAVSNYVLDTICQDSFLEEVNKKSEILVNRLQKIQKRFPDHIREVRGKGLMIGADFTEAPGAVVAKARDLGLLVITAGKTTVRFVPALTIEDKVLEQGLDVFEKAVESVFA; encoded by the coding sequence ATGTTTAAGAGAAGTTTCAGCCAGGCAGCGGTTGCTAGAAAGCAGCTCAGCAAGGAGTTGTTGGACGATGTGAAGTTCCAAGTGACGACGTACGCGCGTCCCAACGATCTTTGTATCACTAGGGGCGCCAATGCGAAGTTGTACGACGATTTCAGTGGGAAAGAGTTTATCGATTTCACCGCTGGGATCGCCGTCACGGCGTTGGGTCATTCTAACCCTAAAGTAGCAGAGATCTTGGCGCAACAGGCGAGCAAACTGGTTCACTCGTCTAACTTGTACTACACTGCTGAATGTTTGAGATTGAGTGAGAAGATTGTTGAGAACACGAAACGGTTTGGAGGACAACACGATGCCTCTCGTGTTTTCCTTTGTAACTCCGGTACTGAGGCGAACGAAGCCGCGTTGAAGTTTGCTAAGAAGCACGGTATAATACAAGATCACAAAAAGCAAGGGATTGTAGCGTTCCAGAACTCGTTCCATGGGCGTACAATGGGTGCGCTTTCCGTCACATGGAACAGCAAATACAGAACCCCCTTTGGTGATCTGTTGCCCAATGTGACTTTCCTGAATGTGAACGACCAGTTGACTAAGTTACAGGATGTCATCCAGTCCAAGTCCACAGAACTGGCAGGGCTTATTGTGGAGCCTATCCAAGGTGAAGGTGGGGTTTTCCCAATCCCAGTGGAAACACTAGTTGgattgaagaaaatatgtGCTGACAACGGTATTGCGGTTATCTATGACGAAATTCAGTGCGGTATGGGCCGTTCCGGTAAACTGTGGGCACATTCTTACCTCCCAAAGGAGGCGCATCCGGATATTTTCACCATTGCGAAGGCCCTAGGTAACGGGTTTCCAATTGCTGCCACCGTGGTTAACGAAAAGATCAATAACGCACTACAAGTCGGTGACCACGGTACTACGTACGGGGGGAACCCATTGGGGTGTGCCGTCAGCAACTACGTCCTGGATACCATATGCCAGGACTCCTTCTTGGAAGAGGTGAACAAGAAGTCTGAAATTCTAGTGAACCGTTTGCaaaagattcaaaaaagATTCCCAGATCACATCAGAGAGGTTAGAGGGAAAGGTTTGATGATTGGTGCCGATTTCACCGAGGCTCCTGGTGCCGTCGTTGCAAAGGCAAGAGACCTGGGCTTGTTGGTCATCACCGCGGGCAAGACGACTGTCAGGTTTGTCCCTGCTTTGACAATTGAAGACAAGGTTTTGGAGCAAGGTCTAGACGTTTTCGAAAAAGCTGTCGAGTCAGTATTCGCATAA